A window from Cryptomeria japonica chromosome 1, Sugi_1.0, whole genome shotgun sequence encodes these proteins:
- the LOC131074885 gene encoding scopoletin glucosyltransferase: MDELQKPHVAVLPFPALGHYIPLLELSRLVASQQLTVSYVTTPANVPRLQDFVNEAVNCGIDLRLLILPTPHVEGLPEGRESSDVCTPESHGSIFALANKLQQPFDAWMEQQGLAAPPICVVFDSFMGWARQSAEKFSISCVEFNPCGAFGVSGSNSASRSIMQRALEKQREDYVVLSLDLPRPLRFKRNEINQDYWSVDEMNPITKFLLPMLQIVGKGRGSGLILNTFEELESAYVQHLRNLTGKPVWAIGPLLPISYFSGALGNRVSTRGKMADIAADELVQWLDSQSAGSVVYVSFGSVINLSKEQTKALARGLEGSQQPFVWAIKVTESESSGKAEYLPEGFLERTKHRGVVIWGWAPQLLILSHASVGAFLNHCGWNSTLESLSLGVPIAGWPMFADHFFNMRILAEMGVGIQLCEHLGGVPDEVKVTEVLRQVFSDDKGKQMRTAAQKVKEMARKAVGDGGSSKVNVQGFASEMRKLLKTRQEQSSLP; this comes from the coding sequence ATGGACGAACTACAGAAACCACACGTGGCGGTGTTGCCGTTTCCTGCACTGGGTCACTACATTCCTCTgttggagctctcaaggcttgttgcCTCCCAGCAGCTGACGGTCAGCTATGTCACCACGCCCGCCAACGTACCCCGTCTGCAAGACTTCGTCAATGAAGCTGTAAACTGCGGTATCGATCTTCGCCTGCTAATCCTTCCTACGCCACACGTGGAAGGCCTGCCAGAGGGCCGAGAAAGCTCCGACGTTTGTACACCGGAGTCCCATGGCAGCATATTTGCGCTGGCCAACAAGCTTCAACAACCCTTCGATGCTTGGATGGAACAACAGGGACTGGCGGCGCCGCCAATCTGTGTTGTGTTCGATTCGTTCATGGGATGGGCGCGACAGAGCGCCGAGAAGTTTTCGATTTCTTGCGTGGAGTTTAATCCGTGCGGAGCGTTTGGAGTGAGCGGGTCCAACTCAGCCTCTCGCTCTATCATGCAGCGGGCGTTAGAGAAACAAAGGGAGGACTATGTTGTGTTGAGCCTGGATCTTCCCAGGCCCCTCAGATTTAAAAGGAATGAGATAAACCAAGACTACTGGAGTGTAGACGAGATGAATCCGATCACGAAGTTCCTTTTGCCCATGTTACAGATCGTCGGTAAAGGCCGTGGGTCGGGATTGATACTTAATACCTTCGAGGAGTTGGAGTCTGCGTATGTCCAGCACCTGAGAAACCTGACGGGGAAGCCAGTGTGGGCAATAGGACCCCTGCTTCCGATTAGTTATTTCAGCGGAGCATTGGGTAATAGGGTTAGCACGCGCGGGAAAATGGCGGACATCGCGGCAGATGAGCTCGTGCAGTGGCTGGATTCTCAGAGCGCCGGATCCGTTGTGTACGTTTCGTTTGGGAGCGTGATCAACCTTTCAAAAGAACAAACAAAGGCCTTGGCAAGAGGGCTGGAAGGCAGCCAACAGCCCTTCGTTTGGGCTATCAAAGTTACGGAATCAGAGAGCTCAGGAAAGGCAGAGTATCTTCCGGAGGGCTTTCTGGAGCGAACAAAGCACCGAGGGGTGGTCATATGGGGTTGGGCGCCGCAGCTCTTGATTCTTTCCCATGCATCCGTTGGCGCCTTCTTGAACCACTGTGGATGGAACTCTACGCTCGAGAGCTTAAGCCTTGGAGTTCCCATAGCCGGATGGCCTATGTTTGCGGACCACTTTTTTAATATGAGAATTCTGGCGGAAATGGGTGTGGGGATTCAGTTGTGTGAACATCTCGGTGGGGTTCCAGACGAAGTAAAGGTGACGGAGGTTTTAAGGCAGGTGTTTAGTGATGACAAAGGTAAACAGATGCGAACAGCTGCGCAGAAGGTCAAGGAGATGGCCCGAAAAGCTGTTGGAGATGGAGGATCTTCGAAAGTAAATGTCCAGGGTTTCGCAAGTGAAATGCGCAAGCTGCTGAAGACGAGACAAGAACAATCAAGTTTGCCCTAA